The Camelina sativa cultivar DH55 chromosome 14, Cs, whole genome shotgun sequence genome includes a window with the following:
- the LOC104743859 gene encoding F-box/FBD/LRR-repeat protein At5g56420-like, which produces MVLSKRWKFLWMLVPRLRYDRDEYQVGACESMRFRRLIHTSLVLHKVPVIESLNISISPMSDAYEDIQVCVGTAIERGVRELCIHTEICSTGFLIDAPSLELLEINKHMGGFCRIEHNMPKIEAANVYVTCSDTEQILSSLTSVEQLRLCLATSKVTKS; this is translated from the exons ATGGTGTTATCGAAACGGTGGAAGTTTCTTTGGATGTTAGTGCCAAGACTTCGATACGACCGCGATGAATATCAAGTTGGTGCATGTGAATCCATGAGATTCAGGCGGTTGATTCACACTTCTTTGGTTTTGCACAAGGTTCCGGTCATAGAAAGTTTGAATATCTCAATTAGTCCAATGAGTGATGCTTATGAAGATATTCAAGTGTGCGTTGGAACCGCTATTGAACGCGGTGTGCGTGAGCTATGTATCCATACCGAAATTTGTTCTACCGG GTTTCTAATAGATGCTCCTTCGTTGGAGCTCTTGGAGATTAATAAACACATGGGTGGGTTTTGTCGCATTGAGCATAATATGCCTAAGATTGAAGCTGCAAATGTTTATGTTACTTGTAGTGATACCGAGCAGATTCTTTCGTCTCTTACTTCAGTCGAGCAACTTAGATTATGTTTAGCGACATCAAAGGTAACCAAGTCTTAG
- the LOC104742152 gene encoding ras-related protein RABC1 isoform X1, with protein sequence MGSSSGQPEFDYLFKVLLIGDSGVGKSSLLLSFTSNTFDDLSPTIGVDFKVKYLTVGEKKLKLAIWDTAGQERFRTLTSSYYRGAQGIIMVYDVTRRDTFTNLSDIWAKEIDLYSTNQDCIKMLVGNKVDKESERAVSKKEGIDFAREYGCLFLECSAKTRVNVEQCFEELVLKILETPTLTAEGSSGGKKNIFKQNPAQTSSASSSYCCSS encoded by the exons ATGGGTTCTTCGTCGGGGCAACCCGAATTTGATTACTTGTTTAAGGTTTTATTGATCGGAGATTCTGGTGTTGGAAAGAGCTCTCTTTTGTTGAGTTTCACATCTAATACCTTTGATGACCTCTCTCCCACAATTg GTGTTGATTTTAAGGTTAAGTATCTGACAGTTGGGGAAAAGAAACTCAAACTTGCGATTTGGGACACtg CTGGGCAAGAGAGATTTAGGACGCTAACAAGTTCATATTACAGAGGAGCTCAGGGTATAATTATGG TATATGATGTGACAAGACGAGATACATTCACAAATCTATCAGATATATGGGCTAAGGAAATCGACCTCTACTCGACCAATCAGGATTGCATCAAGATGCTTGTTGGGAATAAAGTTGACAAG GAGAGTGAAAGGGCTGTTTCTAAAAAAGAAGGCATTGACTTTGCTCGGGAGTATGGATGCTTGTTTCTGGAGTGTAGTGCTAAGACTAGGGTCAATGTTGAGCAATGTTTTGAAGAGCTTGTTCTTAAG ATATTGGAAACACCGACTCTTACTGCTGAAGGTTCGTCTGGTGGAAAGAAGAACATCTTCAAACAAAACCCCGCTCAGACCAGCAGTGCTTCGTCGAGCTACTGCTGCTCGTCTTAG
- the LOC104742152 gene encoding ras-related protein RABC1 isoform X2, with protein MGSSSGQPEFDYLFKVLLIGDSGVGKSSLLLSFTSNTFDDLSPTIGVDFKVKYLTVGEKKLKLAIWDTVYDVTRRDTFTNLSDIWAKEIDLYSTNQDCIKMLVGNKVDKESERAVSKKEGIDFAREYGCLFLECSAKTRVNVEQCFEELVLKILETPTLTAEGSSGGKKNIFKQNPAQTSSASSSYCCSS; from the exons ATGGGTTCTTCGTCGGGGCAACCCGAATTTGATTACTTGTTTAAGGTTTTATTGATCGGAGATTCTGGTGTTGGAAAGAGCTCTCTTTTGTTGAGTTTCACATCTAATACCTTTGATGACCTCTCTCCCACAATTg GTGTTGATTTTAAGGTTAAGTATCTGACAGTTGGGGAAAAGAAACTCAAACTTGCGATTTGGGACACtg TATATGATGTGACAAGACGAGATACATTCACAAATCTATCAGATATATGGGCTAAGGAAATCGACCTCTACTCGACCAATCAGGATTGCATCAAGATGCTTGTTGGGAATAAAGTTGACAAG GAGAGTGAAAGGGCTGTTTCTAAAAAAGAAGGCATTGACTTTGCTCGGGAGTATGGATGCTTGTTTCTGGAGTGTAGTGCTAAGACTAGGGTCAATGTTGAGCAATGTTTTGAAGAGCTTGTTCTTAAG ATATTGGAAACACCGACTCTTACTGCTGAAGGTTCGTCTGGTGGAAAGAAGAACATCTTCAAACAAAACCCCGCTCAGACCAGCAGTGCTTCGTCGAGCTACTGCTGCTCGTCTTAG